The Bacteroidales bacterium DNA segment GAAGATTGATTACATCCAACAATACCACCTACATAATCTTTACCGGTAAAATCTACATTAGTTAATCCCAAACTATCTATTTTAGATCCATTTGTATAACCAAATAGACCAATATTATCAGTTTCAGGACGTTCAATATATAATGAATCAATTGTATGCCCTGCACCATTATATTCACCTGTAAAATTTGTTGTATAATTTCCAATAGGTGTAAAGCCACTACTATCAGCCCAAACATTTGTTATTGAGGCATTTATATCTGCTGTTTGTATATAATATTTGTCCCATTTTGAAGAATTTTGCATTAACCATTGCAGATTACCGAGTGATGCAATTTGATATGGATCTAATTCTGTTCCTGAGCCGGATGGGAAAATGACAACAATCTCTATCTCATCGCCATAATAAGTACCATTAACATTAGTAACATAAGCTTTCGCATAATATGTTGTATTTGATGTTAGTCCTGTAATTTTTGTTGAAAATGTTCCCGTGATATTTGCTGTTCCTTCATCTGTTTTACTATCCGATGTATCAGGATTGCCGGTTGTGTTCCAGCAAAAGCCATAAGCTGTTGGATTTGATGTCCCAAGATCAGTTATATTTCCATATCCAAACGCAATACTGTCTGCAATATTGAATACACCATCCGTAGTAACCAATCCTACTCCACCTGCACCAAATTCTAATACTTTTCCATAATAAGTTCCATATTCATTAGTGGTATAAGCTCTTGAATAATATTTTTCGTCTATAGTTAATCCTGTAATATTTGTTGTGAATGATACTGTACTACTTACCTGTCCTTCATTTGTCGTACTGCCTGATATATCAGGATTGCCTATAGTATTCCAGCAAAAACCATAAGCTGTTGGATTTGATGAACCGAGATATAATATATTCCCATTTCCTGTAGCAGTAGTTATATTTATATTTGTTATGCTATCAGATGTAACAATTGAAAATAAACTATCTTGCCAAGTAAAAATAAGATATCCATCATTACCACCTACACACCAATAATCACTTGTTCCTGTATCATTATTGAAATTTCCCACAAAATCCCATGCACTGTCTAATCCTTCAGTTGAAACATCTGTAAAAGTGTTGTAATCTTTCATTTCTGCAGTTGTTTTACCTGTGCCACCATAACTTGTTGTTTGCCCTGATGTCTGAATATCCCAGAATGAATTACTTACAGTTGATGACCAATTACATCCAACGAGACCACCAACATAATTACTTGAACCATTTACACTTCCTGTGCTGTAACTATTGCTTACTGTTGAATAAAAACCATTATCTCCAATGAGACCACCAACATAATTACTTGAACCACTTACACTTCCTGTGCTGTAACTATTGCCTACTGTTGATGAATTATTATTATCTCCAACAAGACCACCAATACATTCATCACCACTTACACTTCCTGTACTGTAACTATTGCTTACTGTTGAAAAATTGTCATTATCTCCAACGAGACCACCAGTATAATCATTTCCTGTGATATTAACATTAGTTAATCCCAAACTATCTATTTTAGATCCATTTGTATAACCAAATAGACCAATATAATCAGTTTCTGGTCGATTAATATATAATGAATCAATTGTATAACTAGCACCATTATATTCACCTGTAAATTTTGTTGTATTATTTCCGATAGGTGTAAAACCTTTACCATAATCCCAAGCAATCGTTACCGAAGCATCAATATCTGCAGTTTGTATATAGTATTTGTTCCATTTAGCAGAATTTTCCATCAACCATTGCAGATTGCCGAGTGATTCAATTTGATATGGGTCTAATTCTGTTCCTGATCCAGATGGGAAAATAACAACAAGCTCTATTTCATCGCCATAATAAGTACCATTAACATTAGTAACATAAGCTTTCGCATAATATGTTGTATTTGATGTTAGTCCTGTAATATTTGTTGAAAATGTTCCCGTTATACTTGCTATTCCTTCATCTGTTTTACTATCTGATATATCAGGATTGCCGGTTGTGTTCCAGCAAAAGCCATAAGCTGTTGGATTTGATGTCCCAAGGTCAGTTATGTTTCCATATCCAATAGCAGTACTGTCTGTTATACTGAATATATTATCTGTATTAACCAATCCTACTCCACCTGCACCAATTTCTAATACTTTTCCATAACAAGTTCCATATTCATTAATAGTATAAGCTCTTGAATAATATTTTTCGCCTATAATCAAACCTGTAATATTTGTTGTGAATGTTCCTGTATTACTTGTCGTTCCTTCGTCTGTGTTATTATCTGATATATCAGGATTACCGGCAGTATTCCAGCAAAAGCCATAAACTGTTGGATTTGATGAGCCGAGATGTAATATATTCCCGTTTCCGGTTGCAGTAGTTGTGTTTATATTTGTTATACTATCAGATGAAGCAATTGAAAATAAGCTATCTGCGGCAGATTGCCATATTAAAACAGGATATTCGTTATTCCCTGCGCCTAAACCCCAATAATCATTTGTTCCGGTATCATCATTAAAATTTCCAACAAAATCCCAGGCTGTAGTTAACCCTTCAGTTGAAACATTTGTAAAAGTGTTGTAATCTTTCATTTCTGCAGTTGTTTTACCTGTGCCACCATAACTTGTTGTTTGCCCTGATGTCTGAATATCCCAGAATGAATTGCTTACAATTGAATAATTGTATCCAACAAGACCACCAACACAATAACCTGAACCACTTATACTTCCTGTGCTGTAACTATTGTTTACTGTTGATGCAAAATAATTATATCCAACGAGACCACCTACATAATCAGAACCACTTATACTTCCTGTGCTGTAACTATTGTTTACTGTTGAAGAATAATTATTTCCAACAAGACCACCAACATTACTATCACCACTTACACTTCCGGTGCTATAACTATTGCTTACTGTTGAAGAATTGTCATTATCTCCAACGAGACCGCCAGTATAATCATTTCCTGTAATATCCACATTATTTAAACCCAAACTATCTATATTAGCTCCATTTGCATAACCAAATAGACCAATATAATCAGTTCCGGGACGTTTAATATATAATGAACCAATGGTATGTCCCGCACCATTATATCCACCTGTAAAATTTGTTGTATTATTTCCAATAGGCGTAAAGCCACTACCGGCATCCCAAGTTGATGTTTCTCCTGCATTTATATCTGCCGTTTGGACATAGTATTTACTCCATTCAACAGTGTTTTGGCTTATCCAATACAGATTGTCGAGTGTAGCTATTTGATACGGGTTGCCACTTGTTCCGTCTCCTATTGCAGGAGCTGTCGCTGTTTGCGATTTTGCTGTGAATACAGCCATTAGCATAATCAATGCTATTAGAAAAGTTATTTTTTTCATTGTTTACTCCTTATTTTAATTCAATTATTATGATTAACTTACATAATTTATCTTATTCTTGCAAGAATGCAGATAAATTTTTGCGGGCAGTTTTACCTGCTTCATTATTAAGTATCTCCAATGCAAGATTAATATAAATTTTGCACAAAAACCACTTTCTGCCTGCTTGGATTTATAAAAAGTTGAATTACAAATACAACAATAAAAAAAGCGGAATTTATAATTCCGCTTAGCAATGAGCAAATTATTCAAGCATTACTTTTTTAATTATTATTCCTTTGTTTGTTATTAATCTAATCATATACAACCCTTTTGTTTTATCGGATAAATCAATTGTTGTCTTATTACCATCAATAATAATTTGTTTAACAACTTTTCCTGTAATATTTATAATTTCGATGCTTTTAATATTTATTTCTTCACTTTCTATTACAATAAAATTGTTTGTAGGGTTAGGATATATATTTATAAATGAATTAGAAATCCTTTCTGTTATACCCACTATAACATTATAACAAGAAGATGTATCGGTACAACCATGCTCGGTTATTT contains these protein-coding regions:
- a CDS encoding T9SS type A sorting domain-containing protein, producing the protein MKKITFLIALIMLMAVFTAKSQTATAPAIGDGTSGNPYQIATLDNLYWISQNTVEWSKYYVQTADINAGETSTWDAGSGFTPIGNNTTNFTGGYNGAGHTIGSLYIKRPGTDYIGLFGYANGANIDSLGLNNVDITGNDYTGGLVGDNDNSSTVSNSYSTGSVSGDSNVGGLVGNNYSSTVNNSYSTGSISGSDYVGGLVGYNYFASTVNNSYSTGSISGSGYCVGGLVGYNYSIVSNSFWDIQTSGQTTSYGGTGKTTAEMKDYNTFTNVSTEGLTTAWDFVGNFNDDTGTNDYWGLGAGNNEYPVLIWQSAADSLFSIASSDSITNINTTTATGNGNILHLGSSNPTVYGFCWNTAGNPDISDNNTDEGTTSNTGTFTTNITGLIIGEKYYSRAYTINEYGTCYGKVLEIGAGGVGLVNTDNIFSITDSTAIGYGNITDLGTSNPTAYGFCWNTTGNPDISDSKTDEGIASITGTFSTNITGLTSNTTYYAKAYVTNVNGTYYGDEIELVVIFPSGSGTELDPYQIESLGNLQWLMENSAKWNKYYIQTADIDASVTIAWDYGKGFTPIGNNTTKFTGEYNGASYTIDSLYINRPETDYIGLFGYTNGSKIDSLGLTNVNITGNDYTGGLVGDNDNFSTVSNSYSTGSVSGDECIGGLVGDNNNSSTVGNSYSTGSVSGSSNYVGGLIGDNGFYSTVSNSYSTGSVNGSSNYVGGLVGCNWSSTVSNSFWDIQTSGQTTSYGGTGKTTAEMKDYNTFTDVSTEGLDSAWDFVGNFNNDTGTSDYWCVGGNDGYLIFTWQDSLFSIVTSDSITNINITTATGNGNILYLGSSNPTAYGFCWNTIGNPDISGSTTNEGQVSSTVSFTTNITGLTIDEKYYSRAYTTNEYGTYYGKVLEFGAGGVGLVTTDGVFNIADSIAFGYGNITDLGTSNPTAYGFCWNTTGNPDTSDSKTDEGTANITGTFSTKITGLTSNTTYYAKAYVTNVNGTYYGDEIEIVVIFPSGSGTELDPYQIASLGNLQWLMQNSSKWDKYYIQTADINASITNVWADSSGFTPIGNYTTNFTGEYNGAGHTIDSLYIERPETDNIGLFGYTNGSKIDSLGLTNVDFTGKDYVGGIVGCNQSSSIVSNSYSTGSINGTDNVGGLIGFNLYSSIVSNSYNTGSVNGSSYYVGGLVGCNSRSSTVSNSYNTGSVSGTTIVGGLVGNNYFASTVSNSYNTGSVSGSSYSVGGLIGCNQLNSTVSNSYNTGSVSGSDHVGGLVGYNKNGSINNSYSTGSISGSDYVGGLVGYNYFASTVNNSYSTGSVSGSDYVGGLVGCNYNNSIVSNSFWDTETSGIDSSASGTGKITAEMKNLCTYVYGTEESWDFMDETINGTNDFWGMNASENGGYPFLAWQGYSHTSVCCQAPTNAVTNITFGTISETTINLSNYNAPTNGADGYAIYVNSSNSFIAPNNGDEPTADLSWNNSGQQCIYFGTATSPNIIVSELTSCNTTYYFKVYAYNDCSGYETYETTGADTSNLTIDETSPTITCIDNQEVNADDTHTYTVSGIEFNPIAIDDNCSIASILNDFNNTATLNRTSLPEGTITIVWTVTDDNGNAQNCSFDVQVNAYSGINNNVLSNGISIYPNPANNFIVIESKEINIESIEIINITGKVVKQIIINGNKATIDLSDKTKGLYMIRLITNKRIIIKKVMFE